From Ndongobacter massiliensis:
AAGACGATGCGGTTAAATTCCTCAAAGAGTTTTGCTACGGTCTCCGCTTTCGTCCAAATGACGGCCAAACCGATGAGTACCGCCGTGACAAGAGCGGTCATCACGGGCATAATCGGTGCGACCTCTAGGTTAAAGAGCAGATCCGGCATTTCCCGCAGCCCCTCCATCTCTGTGGAGATGCTCAGATGCGGGATAATAAGGTATCCGGAGACCATAGAAAAGAGGGCGGCGCCAACCGAAGAGAGATAGCAGATTGCCAGTGTAACAGAAAGCATTTTCCCCGCGTTTTCATTAAGTGAAATAATGGCCGGAGCAATGAAACCTAGGATAACAAGCGGGATACAGTACATGATCAATTGCCCGAGAAATGTCTTGATCGAACCAATGACCTGCATGACCGCTTCATTTGCGACAAGACCGATCCCGATTCCGAGAATCAGGGCGATGATCAGTCGCGCGATGAGCGTCTGATACCACTTTTTTTTCATAAATTCCTCCATAGTTCAACGTTTTTTTGTACTGCTTTTATTATAGGAAACCGCATTCACGGCGTCAAATTTTGTGGAAAAGTGCCGAATTTTCGCGTGTGCTTTGTTTGCATGCGGCGTCGGAATTGCATACAATAAATTTCCACAGTGGAACATTGTCAATTCGCACGGAGTACGAGAAAGGTATGACTATGGAACGCGTTTTAGTAGCGATGAGCGGCGGGGTGGATTCGAGCGTCGCCGCGTATCTTTTGCAACAACAGGGATATGAATGCGTCGGCGTGACGATGCGTTTATATGATAAAGAAAGAAGTGCGCCCGCTGGCAGTTGTGGCAGTACGAACGATGTGGACGATGCCCGGGCTGTGGCAGAACGGTTGGGAATGGATTTTCACGTTGTGGATTTTCGGGCGGAATTCGAAATGCATGTTTTACAAAAATTTGCAGCCTATTACGAAAAAGGTTGGACGCCCAATCCCTGTGTAGAGTGCAATCGCCACTTGAAATTTGACCGTCTTGTGGCATGTGCTGAGGAGTTGGGTTGTACAAAAATTGCAACAGGACACTATGCGCGTATTTTTCAAAAAAATGGACGGACTTTTTTACAAAAAGGTGTGGATGTGCATAAAGATCAGTCGTATGCGCTTTGCCTGTTGCCGCAGGAAGTGCTTTCCCGCACGCTGCTTCCCATCGGAGAATTGGAGAAATCCGAAGTACGCCGTATTGCGCAGGAGCAGGGTTTCGGCAATGCAAAAAAGCGGGATTCTCAGGATATTTGTTTTGTACCGGATGGGGATTATGTTGGTTTTTTAGAGCGATATCTGAAAAAAGAATACATTCCCGGTCCCATCGTCGATGCGGCGGGAACCGTACGCGGCACCCATGCAGGGGCGGTTGCCTACACCATCGGGCAGCGGCGGGGGCTCGGCATTGCCGCCCCGGAGCCGCTTTACGTCTATGACAAAGACATGCCTACGAATACGGTGTGTGTCGGCCCGGCATCTGCTTTGGAGGCGCCGGCGCTGTTGGCAACCGATTGGAATTGGATTGCCGCTCCGAGCTCGGAACCGCGGCGTGCTGCTGTAAAAATTCGTTATGGCGCCAAAGAACAACCGTGCCGCCTCGCCCCACGCACAGACGGAACGATGGAAATTCGCTTTGATGCACCAATTCGTGCTATCGCCCCCGGGCAGGCGGCGGTTGCCTACGACGGCGATTTTGTCATCGGGGGTGGCACTATTGTGGAGGTTTTGCGGGCGTAGGCGTAGACATTTTCTCCGCGGAGGGGATGAGGCAACGACTCCTATTTGAAAATTGACCAGTAATTAACTTAACTTGATTTTTACATCGACTTTATGTATCTCCAACGTAAAGTTTACAGAGCCACGATATCCTTTTTAGGAATCGTGGTTTTTTGCTGCGACTGGAAAGGAGTCGATATGAAAAGTCGAACACGAATAGTAGCAATAGCATTGTCATTTTGCATGATCCTCGGCGCATTTGCGCCGGCGGCGGAGTCATTCGCGCAGGAAGTGCCTGCGGAGACATCGGAAGCCAAATCTGAGGTAGAGATGGCAAAGGAAAATATTCCGGAAGAGCCGACGGAGCCGAAGGCGTCGAAGGACAGCGCCCCGGAAGAGTCGGTAAAGCCGGAAGTTGGAAAAGAAACCATTCCCGAGGAAGTGCTGCAGGAAAGTGCGGAAGCGGCGCTGATGGAGAAGTCTTCGAAGGAAAATCCGATGCCGGCAGCAGTCCCGGAAGCGATGCAGGCGCTTGAGGCGTCGGCGGGCGAACCTGTGATGCATCAAGTGACGTTTGTTTTTAATAAAGAAGTGTCGGGCGCTGTAGTTCCGACAGCGATTTCGGTAGAGTCGGGCAATGAGATTACTCTGCCGTCCGTGGATCCGGACGTCCTTGGGGATCAATCGTTCCTGTACTGGGAAGTGCAGGGCCAAAAGATGGATCCCGGCGCCAAAGTCACGGTCGATGAAGACTGCACTATTACCGGGATCTGGGAAGGCGCCTACGGCAAAGTGTCGATCTCCTTTATCACAGGTGAGTTGACCTATAAAAATTGGAAGTACGGCTTTGAGGAAGTGGCTTCGTTGGACGGGTACGAAGCAACGTTAACGAAGGGCGATGCTTCGTATGAACCGGAAAGAAAAGAAGACGGTACGTATTACTACACGAAGCTGACCAAGGGCGCCTACAACTTTACGGTGAAAGTCCCCGAGAATATGGAAATCGTCGGGATCTACGATGGCAATAAGTTTGCGGCAACGAAACAGCCGGTGGAATTTGAAGGCAATGTCATTACGCTGCCGTTCCTGAACTATAACCTTTCTCTGGGCAAGAGCCTGTATGTGCTGGTCAAAGAAAAGCCGGTCGAAAATGTCACGGTGACCTATGCGTACAAGAATGCTCCGGAAGGGATAGAAGCACCGGAAACGGTGAGCGTTGCCAAAGGAAGTGAGATCACCTTACCGTCGGTGGATCCGGATGTGGTGGGCGATATGTCGTTCCTGTACTGGGATGTGCAGGGTCAAAAGATGGATCCCGGCGCCAAAGTCACGGTCGATGAAGACTGCACTATTACCGGGATCTGGGAAGGCGCCTATGGCAAAGTGTCGATCTCCTTTATCACAGGTGAGTTGACCTATAAAGATTGGAAGTACGGCTTTGAGGAAGTGGCTTCGTTGGACGGGTACGAAGCAACGTTAACGAAGGGCGATGCTTCGTATGAACCGGAAAGAAAAGAAGACGGTACGTATTACTACACGAAGCTGACCAAGGGCGCCTACAACTTTACGGTAAAAGTCCCCGAGAATATGGAAATCATCGGGATCTACGACGCCAACGAGTTTGCGGCAACGAAACAGCCGGTGGAATTTAAAGGCAATGTCATTACGCTGCCATTCCTGAGCTATAACCTTTCGCTAGGCAAGAGCCTGTATGTGCTGGTCAAAGAAAAGCCGGATAATCCGGACAACACGAATACCGAGAATACGGAAACATCGCATCCTGAGAATCCAGACAATGCGCAGTCGAAAGATCCGGAAATTGTGAATCCGGAGCAACCGAACAATCCACAGCCAAATGAATCGAAACCGGAAAAAGTCGTTGAAAAAACGGAGGCAAAAACCGTGGTGGAAACAAAAAGAAGTTCCGAAAAAACGGCAGCAAAAACCGGTGATGCATTTTCGGTAACAGCAGCGCTGTTACTGATGACTTTGAGCGGCATCGGATTCTACGCAACGCGTCGCAAAAGGGAGCTGATTGACTGACAACGAAAAACTCGGAACGGCAGCGAGGCGCGGTGTCTGAGGGGGAGGCGCAAGCCTCCCTTTTTTCGTGGGCAATCTGCGCGCAGTGGGTTGAATATGCTACAATGACTGCGGAGGATTCCATGAAAAAAGCACTGTACCGCGTCTATCGTCCGAAAACATTTGATGAAGTTTTGGACCAGGAACCGATTACAAAAGTGTTAAAAAAGCAGATCGCCGATGGAAATGTCGGCCATGCCTATTTATTCTCGGGCACTCGCGGCACGGGAAAGACTTCGTGTGCAAAAATTTTTGCGCGCGCGGTAAACTGTCTCCATCCGGTGAACGGGAACCCCTGCAATGAATGTGAAAATTGCCGGGCTATTTTGGACGAAACGACCATGGATGTAGTCGAAATGGATGCCGCGTCAAATCGGCGCATTGACGATATTCGCGAACTGCGGGATCAGGTGATTTATCCGCCGGCGAATCTGAAGTACAAAGTCTATATCATTGACGAAGCGCATATGATTACAAACGAAGGCTTTAATGCGCTGCTTAAAATTATGGAAGAACCGCCGACACACTTGATTTTCATCCTTGCCACGACGGAAATTGAGAAAATTCCCGCGACCATACTTTCGCGCACGCAGCGTTATGAATTTACACGCATTGCGCTTCCGGCTATTGCGAAACATCTGCAGGAAGTTGCCGTGAAAGAAGGCGCGCATCTGCATGACGAGGCGGCACACGCCATCGCCCTTTCTGCCAACGGGGCCATGCGCGACGCCCTTTCTCTATTGGATCAGGTCTTGGGGCTTGGCGTCACGGAGATATCGGAGGAGATCACCGATCAGGTGTTGGGGACGGTGAGCGGGGCGGAGTTGGCTCGATTGTGCAGGGCAATTTTCAGTGATGATTTATCCGGCGTTGTGGAGGCGGTGGAAGAACCGCTTGCGCAGGGAAAAGAGCCCACGGTATTTCTCAAAGAATTACTGCGTTATTTTCGTTTCTTGATGCTGATAAAAGCTGAAGCCGGGGCGCGCATACCCCGGGATGACAGTCAAAAACAAGATATGTCCCAGTTGGTAGCGGATGTACCGATGGAGCGGATTTTGGATTCCATTGAAATGTTGGTGGAGACGGAGTTGTTGTGCCGTCGATCCGATGCCGCAGGCGTGCTGGTTGAAGCGGGCATTGTGCGGCTAGTCGATTACCGGTCGCGCCGGGAAATACAATCGCGGTTGGCGGCGGTAGAAGCAAAATTGGCGCTGGTTGAGCGATGGCAGAACCCGGAGGCGCTGGTGCGCGAAGCAGTAAAAAATGCACTGCAAAAAACAGGCAGTGCGTTCGTAACAGCGCCAAAGTCGGTTGACACGCCGTCGCAACAGACTGTGGCGGGGCAAGAGTCTGCGGAGGAGCCCCAAGAGACGGCACATGTGGTCAAACCGGAGGTGGTGCGCCAAGAGAAGAAACCGGTCGCTCCGTCCAAAGACGGCGAACTGGAAGCGCCTGTATCAACACGGGAAATCCCGACGATGTCCATGGTGGAGCCACCGGAAAAATCGGCAATGCCGGCTGCAAATTCGGACGGCGAGGACGACTTTGAAAACGCTCCGGAAGCGTGGTGGGCGAAGAACCGGGAACTGCTGTTTTCGGAATTTACGGATGCCACGGAATTAGTGCCCGCCTTTTTTAAGAAAAGCAAGAGGATCTGCGTGACAAAAGCACAGATTCAAATGATTTTTGATGTTGGAGACGAAATGTTTGTCAACATTATTGCGCCGCATCAGCGTACACTGGGGGAAATTGTCAGTCGGCATGCGGGTCATCCGGTGTTGTTTCAGGTTTTTACGGAAGGCACTCGGAAACAACCGCCGAAAGATGAGATATTGGAAAATCTGAAACGGTTGATTCCGGTCGACTTGTTGGAGATTGACGCGAACGAATAACGGAACAGAAAGAAAAGGAGAAGGCAATGGCGAAGCGCAGCAGTTTTGGCGGATTTGGCGGTGGAAACCGCAACAATATGATGCAACAGATGAAAAAGCTTCAGAAGCAGATGGAAGAAACGCAAAAACGGGTTGATGAGACGGAAGTGGAGGCCACAGCAGGCGGCGGTGCGGTGCGCGTCTGTGCGAATGGCAAGCGTGAAATTCTTTCTATAACGGTGGATCCAGAGCTGTTAGATCCAGAAGAAGCGGAGATGTTGGAGGATTTGCTTCTCGTGGCGGTGAACGATGTCTTGCGCCAGGCGGGCGAACTGCAAGAGCGTGAAATGGGAAAAATTACGGGCGGATTGAATATCCCGGGGCTGGTATGATTGACTATCCCGCCTCTATAGAACACCTGATTGAGGAGTTCCGCAGGCTTCCGACCATCGGAAAGAAAACCGCGCAGCGGCTTGCCCTGTCCGTCGTGGCGATGGGACCGGATAAGATTGAAGCTTTTGCACGGGCATTGCGTGAAGTCAAAGAGAAAGTGCACCGTTGTCCCATATGTGGGAATCTCACAGAACAAGAAGTTTGTGAAATTTGCGAAAACCCACATCGGGATGGCGGAAAAATCTGCGTCGTGGAAGATGTAACCAATTTATTGGCGATGGAACGCGGTGGAAATTACGACGGATTGTACCATGTGCTGCGCGGATTGATTTCTCCCATGAACGATCGGGGGCCCGACGACATCGGGGTGGATGAACTGTTGGTGCGCCTGCCGGCGCAGGAAGATATGGAAGCATCAGAAAAAGAAGTGATTCTTGCAATCTCCCCCACGGTCGAGGGGGAGACGACGTTGCTCTTTTTAGCTTCACTT
This genomic window contains:
- the mnmA gene encoding tRNA 2-thiouridine(34) synthase MnmA, with amino-acid sequence MTMERVLVAMSGGVDSSVAAYLLQQQGYECVGVTMRLYDKERSAPAGSCGSTNDVDDARAVAERLGMDFHVVDFRAEFEMHVLQKFAAYYEKGWTPNPCVECNRHLKFDRLVACAEELGCTKIATGHYARIFQKNGRTFLQKGVDVHKDQSYALCLLPQEVLSRTLLPIGELEKSEVRRIAQEQGFGNAKKRDSQDICFVPDGDYVGFLERYLKKEYIPGPIVDAAGTVRGTHAGAVAYTIGQRRGLGIAAPEPLYVYDKDMPTNTVCVGPASALEAPALLATDWNWIAAPSSEPRRAAVKIRYGAKEQPCRLAPRTDGTMEIRFDAPIRAIAPGQAAVAYDGDFVIGGGTIVEVLRA
- the dnaX gene encoding DNA polymerase III subunit gamma/tau; the protein is MKKALYRVYRPKTFDEVLDQEPITKVLKKQIADGNVGHAYLFSGTRGTGKTSCAKIFARAVNCLHPVNGNPCNECENCRAILDETTMDVVEMDAASNRRIDDIRELRDQVIYPPANLKYKVYIIDEAHMITNEGFNALLKIMEEPPTHLIFILATTEIEKIPATILSRTQRYEFTRIALPAIAKHLQEVAVKEGAHLHDEAAHAIALSANGAMRDALSLLDQVLGLGVTEISEEITDQVLGTVSGAELARLCRAIFSDDLSGVVEAVEEPLAQGKEPTVFLKELLRYFRFLMLIKAEAGARIPRDDSQKQDMSQLVADVPMERILDSIEMLVETELLCRRSDAAGVLVEAGIVRLVDYRSRREIQSRLAAVEAKLALVERWQNPEALVREAVKNALQKTGSAFVTAPKSVDTPSQQTVAGQESAEEPQETAHVVKPEVVRQEKKPVAPSKDGELEAPVSTREIPTMSMVEPPEKSAMPAANSDGEDDFENAPEAWWAKNRELLFSEFTDATELVPAFFKKSKRICVTKAQIQMIFDVGDEMFVNIIAPHQRTLGEIVSRHAGHPVLFQVFTEGTRKQPPKDEILENLKRLIPVDLLEIDANE
- a CDS encoding YbaB/EbfC family nucleoid-associated protein, with the translated sequence MAKRSSFGGFGGGNRNNMMQQMKKLQKQMEETQKRVDETEVEATAGGGAVRVCANGKREILSITVDPELLDPEEAEMLEDLLLVAVNDVLRQAGELQEREMGKITGGLNIPGLV
- the recR gene encoding recombination mediator RecR translates to MIDYPASIEHLIEEFRRLPTIGKKTAQRLALSVVAMGPDKIEAFARALREVKEKVHRCPICGNLTEQEVCEICENPHRDGGKICVVEDVTNLLAMERGGNYDGLYHVLRGLISPMNDRGPDDIGVDELLVRLPAQEDMEASEKEVILAISPTVEGETTLLFLASLLKNYKVRVTRIASGIPVGGSLEYYDELTLAKAMEDRRTL